From a single Micromonospora carbonacea genomic region:
- a CDS encoding Na+/H+ antiporter, whose protein sequence is MEGLVLIVVLAATVLVGTTIGGRYRVAPPVLLIGMGALLALAPPLSDVVLEPDVVLLLFLPAILYRESLTISLREIRANLTVIALLAVGLVAVTMVTVALVAQAAGVEGPAAWVLGAVLAPTDAAAVAGLAKRMPRRFLTVLRAESLINDGTALVLFAVALGLITGSAPPGALPLVVRVGGSFLGGVAAGLVTGVVVVLIRRRLDDPLREGALSVLTPFVAFLAAEELHSSGVLAVVVAGLVLSFAGPRVIRAPSRVLAYAFWDLTTFLINGGLFVLLGMQIPRAVRGVTSTSARQALLIAVLVAGTVLATRMAWLHLSAYLLPLVDRRKSQRALRVGWRIRTAAGWAGFRGAVSLAAALAVPLSTPAGEPVHERDLIIFCTALVIVMIMLVQGTTLPLVVRWAGLVGDQQRADEVRMARLRATEAGLAALPEAADRLGVHRDVADRIRSDYQDHLDDIRAAEQGEAAEAARDLERRLRLAVLDRKRREVTRLRNANEIDDTVLRELQAALDIEEIRLLGPPTPE, encoded by the coding sequence GTGGAGGGGCTCGTCCTGATCGTGGTGCTGGCGGCCACCGTGCTCGTCGGCACCACCATCGGCGGGCGCTACCGGGTCGCCCCGCCGGTCCTGCTCATCGGGATGGGCGCGCTGCTGGCGCTCGCCCCGCCGCTGTCGGACGTGGTCCTCGAACCGGACGTGGTGCTGCTGCTGTTCCTGCCCGCGATCCTCTACCGGGAGAGCCTCACCATCAGCCTGCGGGAGATCCGCGCCAACCTGACCGTCATCGCCCTGCTCGCCGTGGGTCTGGTCGCGGTCACGATGGTGACGGTGGCGCTGGTCGCCCAGGCGGCCGGCGTCGAGGGGCCGGCGGCGTGGGTGCTCGGTGCGGTGCTGGCCCCGACCGACGCCGCCGCGGTCGCCGGCCTGGCCAAGCGGATGCCCCGTCGCTTCCTCACCGTCCTGCGCGCGGAGAGCCTGATCAACGACGGCACCGCGCTCGTCCTCTTCGCCGTCGCGCTCGGCCTGATCACCGGCAGCGCGCCGCCGGGGGCGCTGCCGCTCGTCGTACGCGTCGGCGGGTCGTTCCTCGGCGGTGTCGCGGCCGGGCTGGTGACCGGGGTGGTGGTCGTGCTGATCCGCCGCCGCCTCGACGACCCGCTGCGCGAGGGCGCGCTCAGCGTGCTCACGCCGTTCGTCGCGTTCCTGGCCGCCGAGGAACTGCACTCCAGCGGGGTGCTCGCGGTGGTGGTCGCCGGTCTGGTGCTCTCCTTCGCCGGTCCCCGGGTGATCCGGGCGCCCTCCCGGGTGCTGGCCTACGCCTTCTGGGACCTCACCACGTTCCTGATCAACGGGGGCCTGTTCGTCCTGCTCGGCATGCAGATCCCCCGTGCGGTGCGCGGGGTCACCAGCACGTCGGCGAGGCAGGCGCTGCTCATCGCGGTGCTGGTCGCCGGCACCGTGCTGGCGACCCGGATGGCCTGGCTGCACCTGTCGGCGTACCTGTTGCCGCTGGTCGACCGCCGCAAGTCGCAGCGGGCCCTGCGGGTCGGCTGGCGGATTCGCACGGCCGCCGGGTGGGCCGGCTTCCGCGGCGCGGTGTCCCTGGCCGCGGCCCTCGCGGTGCCGCTGTCCACGCCGGCGGGGGAGCCCGTCCACGAACGGGACCTGATCATCTTCTGCACGGCGCTGGTGATCGTCATGATCATGCTGGTGCAGGGCACCACCCTCCCGCTCGTGGTCCGCTGGGCGGGCCTCGTCGGCGACCAGCAGCGCGCCGACGAGGTGCGGATGGCCCGGCTGCGGGCCACCGAGGCCGGGCTGGCGGCGCTGCCGGAGGCGGCCGACCGGCTGGGCGTGCACCGGGACGTCGCCGACCGGATCCGCAGCGACTACCAGGACCACCTCGACGACATCCGCGCCGCCGAGCAGGGCGAGGCCGCCGAGGCGGCCCGCGACCTGGAGCGCCGGCTGCGGCTGGCGGTCCTGGACCGCAAGCGGCGCGAGGTCACCCGGCTGCGCAACGCCAACGAGATCGACGACACGGTGCTGCGCGAGTTGCAGGCCGCGCTCGACATCGAGGAGATCCGCCTGCTGGGCCCGCCCACGCCCGAGTGA